In Nocardioides sp. WS12, the DNA window CGCCATCGAGGCGTTCTCGGTCGACGACGACCTGCAGTGCATGCCGTACACGACCTCACCGATGGTCATGTACTACAACACCGACCTCGTCGACTTCGAGGCGATGGCTGCCGAAGGCCTGCCGACGCCGAAGGACGACCACTCGGGCTGGAACTTCGCGGAGTTCCGCGCCGCTGCCGAGTTCGCGAGCCGGCCGCGGCTGAAGACCCGGGGCGTCTACATCGAGCCGACCCTGCGCGGTCTGGCACCGTTCATCTACTCCGGCGGCGGCAAGATCTTCGACGGCGACGAGCCGAAGACCCTGTCCCTCGGCGAGGACGACTCGACGGACGCCTTGCGCCAGACCCTCGAACTCCTGCGGGATCCCCGGCTCACCCTGACCACCCGGCAACTGGAGCAGCGGCCGGCCATCGACTGGTTCAAGCGCGGTCGCCTCGCGATGATCGCCGGGTTCCGCGGGCTGACGCCCGACCTGCGCGCAGTCGAGGGACTCAACTTCGACGTGATGCCGATGCCGTCGCTCGGCGCCAACCACACGGTCGGCGAACAGAACGGCATCTGCCTGGCTTCGGGGCCTGCGGGCCGCGCCGAGAGTTCGGCGAACTTCCTCAGCTACCTGGTGAGCGACGAGGCTGTCGCCCGGGTCGCCGAGACCGGCTACATCCAGCCGAGCAAGCTGACGGTCGCGCTCTCCAAGGACTTTCTGCAGCCCGACCAGCTGCCTGCCCACGCGGTCGTCTTCAACAACGTCGTGCGCTCGATCGTGCTGCCGCCGCTGATGACGAACGGTGCGGAACTCCAGGCGCTGATCACCCCGGACATCAAGGCGTTGCTGACGACGCCCGTCCTCACGGACCTGCAGGAACTGCTGCGTGCGATCGACGAGAAGTCGCGCACGCTGCTGGACCCGGACTACGACCCGTCGGAAGAGCCCTCGGACGGCGCGTCCGATGACCCGTCCGATGATCCATCGGCAGGGTCCTCGTCCAGCGCACCGGCGTCGGACGCTGCCACGGACGACCGCTCCCGCAACTGACGCTTCCACGCGTCGGCGTCGAGAACCGCGCTGGACAGGGCGGGCGCGGTCAGGCCGATCTGCCAGCTGCGGGCGCCCAGGGCGCGGAGCTGATCAATCACGGCCTCGAGCAGCTCAACGGGCTCGCGGCTGCTCGGCGGGGTCCACATGACCCGGCGCAGGTGGTCGGGGGTGAGCAGGTTCTCCAGCGGGAGGTTCTGCTCCTCGGCGATGGCGCCGATCGCAGCGCGCGCCAACTCGAGACGGCGGGCGGCCACGGGGTCCTTGTCGCCCCAGGCGCGGGGCGCGGGCGGTCCGTCACCGTGGGTGACGCGGGTCGGTAGCTCGTCCTCGGGCAGCGCCGCGGCCTTCTGGAGTGCTTCGAGCCACTCGTTCGCGTAGCGCGAGGCGCCCCGTCCGTGGAAGCCCGAGGTCGACATCAGGCCACCGCGCGTGGTCGGCATCGCGGTGGCGGCGACGACGATCGCGGCGTCGGGGATCAGACGACCGGGCGTGACGTCACGCTCCTGGGCCAGCTTGTCGCGGGCCTCCCACAGGGCCCGCACCGCGCCGAGAGTACGACGACCCCGCACCTTGTGCAGCCCGCTGGTCCGGCGCCAGGCATCCACGCGCACGGTCGGCGTGAAGCTGAGCAGGTTGTCGAACTCCTGGCGCGCCCAGTCCGCCTTGCCGGTCTCCTCGAGCTCGGCAGCCAGCAGGTTGCGGAGTTCGACCAACACCTCGACGTCCAGGGCGGCGTACTCCAGCCAGGACTCGGGCAGCGGGCGGGTGGACCAGTCGACGGCGGAGTGCTCCTTGAGCAACTGCCGCTCGAGCAGGGTCTCGACCAGGGTCGCGAGACCGACGCGGGGGTAGTTCAGCAGTCGGCCGGCGAGTTCGGTGTCGAACAGCACCGTGGGGCGCAGGCCGACCTCGGCCAGGCACGCGAGGTCCTGGGTGGCGGCGTGCAGGATCCATTCGGCGTCCCCGATGGCCTCGGAGAGCAGGTCGAGGTTCTCGAACGCGATGGGGTCGATCAGGCCGATGCCGGATCCTTCGCGCTTGACCTGGATCAGGTAGGCGCGACTCGAGTAGCGGTAGCCGGAGGCGCGCTCGGCGTCGATCGCGACGGGGCCGGTGCCGGCGGCAAGGCCGGTGCAGTAGGCCTCGAGGGCAGGCACGGTGTCGATGACCGGCGGCAGGCCGTCGGCGAGTCGGAGCAGTTCGACCGGCGGTGCAGTCTCTGCTTCCTCCGGCGTGCCGTCAGGTGCTTCGGTTGGCTGATCAGCCATCAGTCGGTGCCGCCCCGCTGGCCACGACGCGACGGCATCACGGCCACCCCGTCCGGCACCGGTTCCAGGCCACCAGCAGTGCACATCAACTCGCCCCACGCCTCGGCATGCGACACGAGGTCGGTCGGGTCGGTCGGCGTCCAGGAGGCCCGGATCTCGAGCTGGGCGTTGCCCGGCTCGCCGGCCATTCCGCCGTAGCTCTCGGTGGCGACCCGGGTGACGGTGCCGGATTCGGCAACGTGCTCGGCGCCGTGGGCCTCGAGCGCGTCGGTCAGCCAGGTCCAGCCGACGTCGGTCAGCAGGGGATCGGTGGCCAGGTCGTGGTCGATCTCGGCGCGGCAGTACGCGACGCAGCGGAAGGTGCCCTCCCAGGCGTCGTTGCCGGCGGGGTCGTGCAGCACCACGAGACGACCGGTGGCCACCTCGTCGTCGTCGACCGTGACGTCGGCGGACAGCGCCGTGGCATACGGCGCGATCCGCTGCGGCGCGGGCATCTCCTCGCAGAACACTTCGGGGCGGAAGTTGGCTGACCGAAGGCTGTCGACGGCAGCGGTGAACTCGCGGGGTGTGCCGGCAGCGCCGGACCCCGGGTTCGACTCCTGGCGAGCGACCATGAGGTCAGACTAGGGCGAAGGGTGCCGATCGATGTGCGTCCCACGCCGTTCACCTGCGACCCTGAACCCGTGACGACCCTCCATGACTCGGCCTTCCTGAAGGCTGCCCGCGGTGAATCCGTCCCGCACACGCCCGTGTGGTTCATGCGCCAGGCCGGCCGCTCGCTCCCGGAGTACCTCAAGCTCCGCGAAGGCATCGCGATGCTCGACTCCTGCGCTGACCCCGAACTGATCGTCGAGATCACCCTCCAGCCCGTCCGTCGGTACGGCGTCGACGCCGCGATCTTCTTCTCCGACATCGTGCTGCCGCTCAAGGCGGTCGGCGTCGACCTCGACATCGTTCCCGGAGTCGGCCCGGTCGTGGCCAACCCGGTGCGGACCCTCGCGGACGTCGAGGCGATTCCGGACCTCACGGCCGACCAGATCCCGTACATCACGGCCGCGGTGCAGGGCCTCGTCGGCGAGCTCGCCGGAATCAACGGCGGTACCCCGTTGATCGGGTTCGCGGGCGCCCCGTTCACCGTGGCGTCGTACCTCGTCGAGGGCGGGCCCTCGAAGGAGCACGCCAAGACCAAGGCCCTCATGTTCGGTGCCCCCGACGTGTGGGACGCGCTGATGCGCAAGATCTCCGGCATCTCCGCCGCGTTCCTCGAGACCCAGGTCGCGGCCGGTGCCTCCGCCGTCCAGTTGTTCGACTCGTGGGCCGGCGCGCTCACCCCGGGCGACTACGTCCGCCACGTCCAGCCGCACTCGGCGCGCGTCCTCGAGCAGGTCGGCAAGCTGGGCGTCCCGCGCATCCACTTCGGCGTCGGTACGACGAACCTGCTCGACCTGATGGGCGAGGCCGGTGCCGATGTCGTCGGTGTCGACTGGCGCACCCCGCTGGGCCGGGCGATCCCGATGGTGGGCGACCGGGCCGTGCAGGGAAACCTGGACCCGACCCTGGTGTTCGCACCGACGGACGTGATGACGGCGCGTGCCGCCGAGGTCATCGAGGCCGGGCGTGCCGCCCGCGGCCACATCTTCAACCTCGGCCACGGGGTCATCCCGAGCACCAACCCCGACCAGCTCGCGCGGCTGACCGAGTTCGTGCAGTCCTACCCGCTGGGCTGAGCCTTCTTCGCGGCGCGCTTCCGCGTGGTCGTGGTGACGACCGGCCGGGTGGACTTCACCTCGTCAACGGGCGCCGCCGCGGGCTCCTTCGTCGCGCTCGCCTTCCGCGCCGTGGTCTTCTTCGCGGCGGCCTTGCCCTTCTGGCTGACCTTCGTGCCGCTGCCTGAGCCGGTGACGGTCAGGAACGGCTGGGCCTCCACCAGCGAGAGCAGCTTCGGGAAGCCGTAGAGCCGCGGGTCGAAGGACGGGCTCGCCGTGCGCAGGTAGTTGCCGAGCGCTCCCAGGTTGACCCAGCCGTCCTCGTCGGAGGCGTTGTTGATGCCGCGGACCAGCAGGCTCTGCAGGTTCGGGAGCGGCGGGTCGTCGGGCGTGTCGTCGCCGGCATCCACCGGCCCGGACGGTTGGCCGGTCGCCGCGTCCTTGCCCAGCACCTCCAGGTAGATGAAGGTGTCGCAAGCCGCGACCAGCGACTGCGGGGTCTTGCGCAGGCCCAGCCCGTAGACGGTCATCCCGGACTCACGGATCCGGGTGGCCAGTCGCGTGAAGTCGCTGTCGCTGGAGACCAGGGCGAACGCGTCGAGGTTGCCGCTGTAGAGCAGGTCCATCGCGTCGATGATCAGCGCGGAGTCGGTCGAGTTCTTCCCGGTCGTGTAGGCGAACTGCTGCACGGGCACGATCGCGTGCTGGTTGAGCTCGGTCTTCCAGCCTCCGAGCTGCGGGGTCGTCCAGTCGCCGTAGGCCCGCTTGACCGTCGAGACGCCGTACTTCGCGAGCTCCTCGAGCAGGGCGCTCGCGTGCTTCGGCGAGGTGTTGTCCGCGTCGATGAGCACTGCGATCCGGGTGGCGGTCATGCGGCCATCATGGCCGAGCGGTCCGACCCCCTCAGGACGCCGCGCCCGCCGCCGCCTCGTTGGCGGCGCGGTACTCCTTCGCCCGTGCGATCAGCGCGGTCTGGAGTTCCCGCACGGGCAGCGGCTGCTGGAGGGTCTTGCGCTGGCGCAGTTGCAGGGTGACGAAGGTCTGCTCGCCGACGATGGGGCGGGTTTCGATCAGGCCGACCCGGTGCAGGGGGTCGCCGTGCACGGAGTAGTCCGGGAGCACGGTCACGCCGATGCCCTCGGCCACCAGCGCCTTGCCCATCTCCGCGCCGTCGGTGCTGTGTGCGGCCGGCGGGACCTCCGGGCCGAACGCGCGGTGGACGTAGCGGTGCATGACGTAGCCCGCGCGCATCATCACGAAGCGCTCCTGGCGCAGTTCGTCGATGGTGACCTGGGGGCGTGCGGTGAGCGCGTGCCCGGCCGGCAGTACGGCGACCGGTCGGCCGACGAGCAGGTCGATCCCGTCGAGGCCGATGGGTGCGTCGTCGCCGTCGAGCACGTTGACCAGACCGAGGTCCAGGGTGCCCTCGGCCAACGCTTCGTCGATCTGGGCCTGCTGCATGGTGAGCACTTCCACCGTCGTACCGGGGTGGCGCTCCTGGAAGACGCGGACCGCGGGCACCAGCAGGGTGGAGGTGGCGGCGTGCACGGTGCCGACCCGGATGACGCGGGTGTCGGTGCGCTGGTCGCCGGCCGCGACGCGGAGGCGGTCGACGGCGGTGAGCACCTCGTTCATGTAGGGCAGCAGTTCGCGGCCCTCCCGGCTGATGCGTGCGCCGGAGCGTCGGCGGTCGAGCAGGGTCACCCGCAGTTCCCGTTCGAGCTTGGTGAGCGCCTCGCTGAGGGCGGGCTGGGAGAGGTGGAGCTTCTCACTGGCGCGGCGGAGTGATCCGTGCTGGGTGACGGCGGTGAGGTACTCCAGTTGTTCGATGCGCATGTCGTGCTCCTGCGGTGGGTGGTGAGTGTCGCCGCCGATCACCACCATCGGCGACGCCGTGGGTCCAGGCGCTTGCCCCGGACTCAAAGTGCAGTAAGTTTCTAGAGAAACAGTATCACGCCTGCCCGTTCCCCAAGGAGAGTTCGTCCATGACTGCTGACCTGACCGCCCCGACCGGCACTGTTGCCGGTGGGTGGACCGACCGCCCCTCGACTGCCGAAGGCTGGCTCGACCGAGCCCGCCAGGTCGCCACCACGCTGGCTGCCGATGCGGTTGAACGAGACCGTGCGCTCGCGATCCCGACGGCGGAGGTGCAGCTGCTCAAGGACTCCGGACTGGTCACCCTGCTGGGCCCGGTCGAGCACGGGGGAGGTGGACAGGACTGGACGACGGCGCTGCGCGTGATCCGTGCGGTCAGTGCCGGCGACGGATCGATCGGCCAGTTGATCGGCTACCACTACCTGTGGTTCTGGGCAGTGCGCCTGGTGGGCACGCCCGAACAGATCGCAGCCGTCGAGGAGCAGGCCACGAAGGAGGCCTGGTTCTTCGGCGGGGCCGTCAATCCGCGCGACGCCGACCTGACCATCGCCGACGAGGACGGGGAACTGGTCTTCCGTGGCGAGAAGAGCTTCTCGACCGGTGGCCGGGTCTCGGATGTGACCGTGCTGGAGGGCGTCCTCGAGGGCACCGACAAGCACATCTTCGCGATCGTCCCGACCGCGCAGCCGGCCATCCGGTTCAAGGGCGACTGGGACGCCCTCGGCCAGCGCCTCACCGAGAGCGGCGGCGTCGTCATCGACGGCGTCCGGGTGCCGTGGGCCGCGGCTGCCGGTTATGTCGAGACCGAGCAGGGCTGGGAGTTCCAGCCGCGGGTCTACAACACCCTCAACGTGCCGCTGATCCAGATCATCTTCGCCAACATCTACGTCGGCATCGCCGAGGGAGCCCTCGCGACCGCCGCCACCTACACCCGGGAGCGGACTCGTCCCTGGCCGTTCACGCCGGACCTCAAGGACTCCGCGAGCGAAGAGTTCTACATCCTCGAGGCGTACGGCGACCTCCGCTCGAAGCTCTGGGCCGCCGAGGCGCTCGTCGAGCGGGCCGCGACCCTGATCGAGGCGATCAATGCCCACGCCGACACGGTGACCGAGGAGGAGCGCGGCGAGGCGGAGGTGGTGATCGCTGCGGCCAAGCAGGTCGCGATCGACACCGGCCTCGAGATCGGGACGCGGGTGTACGACGTCACCGGTGCTCGAGCGACGGCGAGCAGCGTCGGTCTCGACATCTTCTGGCGCAACATCCGCACGCACAGCCTGCACGACCCGGTCGCCCACAAGCGGGCCGAGGTGGGGCGCTACGCCCTGCTCGGCGAGCTGCCCGCGCCGTCCTGGTACACGTGAGGACGCGGCGATGACGACGACGGATCTCCCGTCCGCCGAGTTGGCCCAGGACGTGGTGCGTGGACTCGACCGTCCCACGCTGCGGAGCCCCTTGCTCGATGAGTTGCGGGCGTCGTACCGACCGCTCTTCGAGGAGATCGGCGAAGGTGCGCTCCAGCGCGACCTCGACGACGTACTGCCGGATCAGGAGGTGGGCCGCCTCAAGGCGGCCGGCTTCGGCGCGCTCCGCGTCCCGATCGAGTACGGCGGCCGCGGGGCCTCGATTCCCGAGCTCACGCAGCTCTGGATCGATCTCGCGGCCGCGGACTCCAACCTGCCCCAGGCGCTGCGCGGACACGCGGCCCTCGTCGAGGACCGGCTCTGGCAACACGCCCGCGGCCGTGACCAGCAGGTGTGGTTCGAGCGCTTCGCTGCGGGCGAGATCGC includes these proteins:
- a CDS encoding acyl-CoA dehydrogenase family protein — its product is MTADLTAPTGTVAGGWTDRPSTAEGWLDRARQVATTLAADAVERDRALAIPTAEVQLLKDSGLVTLLGPVEHGGGGQDWTTALRVIRAVSAGDGSIGQLIGYHYLWFWAVRLVGTPEQIAAVEEQATKEAWFFGGAVNPRDADLTIADEDGELVFRGEKSFSTGGRVSDVTVLEGVLEGTDKHIFAIVPTAQPAIRFKGDWDALGQRLTESGGVVIDGVRVPWAAAAGYVETEQGWEFQPRVYNTLNVPLIQIIFANIYVGIAEGALATAATYTRERTRPWPFTPDLKDSASEEFYILEAYGDLRSKLWAAEALVERAATLIEAINAHADTVTEEERGEAEVVIAAAKQVAIDTGLEIGTRVYDVTGARATASSVGLDIFWRNIRTHSLHDPVAHKRAEVGRYALLGELPAPSWYT
- a CDS encoding HRDC domain-containing protein, with the protein product MADQPTEAPDGTPEEAETAPPVELLRLADGLPPVIDTVPALEAYCTGLAAGTGPVAIDAERASGYRYSSRAYLIQVKREGSGIGLIDPIAFENLDLLSEAIGDAEWILHAATQDLACLAEVGLRPTVLFDTELAGRLLNYPRVGLATLVETLLERQLLKEHSAVDWSTRPLPESWLEYAALDVEVLVELRNLLAAELEETGKADWARQEFDNLLSFTPTVRVDAWRRTSGLHKVRGRRTLGAVRALWEARDKLAQERDVTPGRLIPDAAIVVAATAMPTTRGGLMSTSGFHGRGASRYANEWLEALQKAAALPEDELPTRVTHGDGPPAPRAWGDKDPVAARRLELARAAIGAIAEEQNLPLENLLTPDHLRRVMWTPPSSREPVELLEAVIDQLRALGARSWQIGLTAPALSSAVLDADAWKRQLRERSSVAASDAGALDEDPADGSSDGSSDAPSEGSSDGS
- the hemE gene encoding uroporphyrinogen decarboxylase translates to MTTLHDSAFLKAARGESVPHTPVWFMRQAGRSLPEYLKLREGIAMLDSCADPELIVEITLQPVRRYGVDAAIFFSDIVLPLKAVGVDLDIVPGVGPVVANPVRTLADVEAIPDLTADQIPYITAAVQGLVGELAGINGGTPLIGFAGAPFTVASYLVEGGPSKEHAKTKALMFGAPDVWDALMRKISGISAAFLETQVAAGASAVQLFDSWAGALTPGDYVRHVQPHSARVLEQVGKLGVPRIHFGVGTTNLLDLMGEAGADVVGVDWRTPLGRAIPMVGDRAVQGNLDPTLVFAPTDVMTARAAEVIEAGRAARGHIFNLGHGVIPSTNPDQLARLTEFVQSYPLG
- a CDS encoding DUF3000 domain-containing protein — protein: MVARQESNPGSGAAGTPREFTAAVDSLRSANFRPEVFCEEMPAPQRIAPYATALSADVTVDDDEVATGRLVVLHDPAGNDAWEGTFRCVAYCRAEIDHDLATDPLLTDVGWTWLTDALEAHGAEHVAESGTVTRVATESYGGMAGEPGNAQLEIRASWTPTDPTDLVSHAEAWGELMCTAGGLEPVPDGVAVMPSRRGQRGGTD
- a CDS encoding LysR family transcriptional regulator; protein product: MRIEQLEYLTAVTQHGSLRRASEKLHLSQPALSEALTKLERELRVTLLDRRRSGARISREGRELLPYMNEVLTAVDRLRVAAGDQRTDTRVIRVGTVHAATSTLLVPAVRVFQERHPGTTVEVLTMQQAQIDEALAEGTLDLGLVNVLDGDDAPIGLDGIDLLVGRPVAVLPAGHALTARPQVTIDELRQERFVMMRAGYVMHRYVHRAFGPEVPPAAHSTDGAEMGKALVAEGIGVTVLPDYSVHGDPLHRVGLIETRPIVGEQTFVTLQLRQRKTLQQPLPVRELQTALIARAKEYRAANEAAAGAAS
- a CDS encoding NYN domain-containing protein, encoding MTATRIAVLIDADNTSPKHASALLEELAKYGVSTVKRAYGDWTTPQLGGWKTELNQHAIVPVQQFAYTTGKNSTDSALIIDAMDLLYSGNLDAFALVSSDSDFTRLATRIRESGMTVYGLGLRKTPQSLVAACDTFIYLEVLGKDAATGQPSGPVDAGDDTPDDPPLPNLQSLLVRGINNASDEDGWVNLGALGNYLRTASPSFDPRLYGFPKLLSLVEAQPFLTVTGSGSGTKVSQKGKAAAKKTTARKASATKEPAAAPVDEVKSTRPVVTTTTRKRAAKKAQPSG